Proteins co-encoded in one Leptidea sinapis chromosome 16, ilLepSina1.1, whole genome shotgun sequence genomic window:
- the LOC126968810 gene encoding synaptotagmin-4, whose amino-acid sequence MKMLTAHDGPDIAPVEPTAGVHSTTFWVLVVGAAALMVIILAAIACWVARRRSSLAHKLGGKRGPDAALVFQPPRRATAVRSPGSATHYLRKSPSPTAATAPQPASPPQPGPQTPHNPPSVATTPHSPTAPNEPTPLSKELADAHATEKIKPLEPEVNDGRLGDLHFKLRYENEKSALVVSVVSCQNLPGREPAGPDPYVKLQLLPDKQHKVKTRVVRKTRCPVYDEDFTFYGIAPHQLTGTTLHFIVLSFDRYSRDEIIGEVVSPLSNLELHSGEAMALCREIQPRSLKMRSVGRGEVLVSLCWQPAAARLTVVLLKARNLPKMDVTGLADPYVKMYLLYNGQRIAKKKTHVKKRTLNPVFNESFVFEVPAAPSATLDHVSLELLVLDWDRVTKNEVIGRIELGVNGTGSSRHHWREVQAAPRRQIADWHKLKE is encoded by the exons ATGAAAATGTTAACAGCTCACGACGGACCTGATATAGCCCCCGTGGAACCAA CGGCCGGGGTGCACAGCACTACGTTCTGGGTGCTGGTGGTGGGAGCAGCAGCTCTGATGGTCATCATCCTGGCAGCTATAGCGTGCTGGGTCGCCCGTCGCAGATCCTCGCTTGCTCACAAACTTG GCGGCAAGCGCGGGCCGGACGCGGCGCTGGTGTTCCAGCCCCCGCGCCGCGCCACGGCCGTGCGGTCGCCGGGCTCGGCCACCCACTACCTGCGCAAGTCGCCGTCGCCCACGGCCGCCACCGCGCCGCAGCCCGCCTCGCCGCCGCAGCCGGGGCCGCAGACTCCGCACAACCCG CCCTCAGTTGCAACGACCCCCCACTCGCCTACTGCGCCCAATGAGCCCACTCCTCTCAGCAAGGAGTTGGCAGACGCTCACGCCACGGAGAAAATCAAGCCCTTGGAGCCAGAGGTCAACGACGGAAGACTTGGTGACCTGCACTTCAAGTTACG TTACGAGAATGAGAAGAGTGCTCTGGTGGTGTCCGTGGTGTCCTGCCAAAACCTGCCAGGTCGCGAGCCAGCCGGTCCTGATCCCTACGTCAAGCTGCAGCTCCTGCCAGACAAGCAGCATAAGGTCAAGACAAG AGTGGTCCGCAAGACTCGCTGCCCAGTTTATGATGAAGACTTCACCTTCTACGGCATCGCTCCCCATCAGCTCACTGGGACCACCCTTCACTTTATCGTTCTCAGCTTTGACAG ATACTCACGGGATGAGATAATAGGGGAGGTGGTGTCTCCACTGTCAAACCTAGAGCTCCACAGCGGGGAAGCCATGGCTCTCTGCCGGGAAATACAACCACGCAGCTTGAAG ATGCGCTCGGTGGGTCGAGGTGAGGTGCTGGTGTCTCTTTGCTGGCAACCAGCTGCTGCACGCCTCACTGTGGTGCTGCTCAAAGCTCGGAACCTGCCCAAGATGGACGTCACTGGCCTGGCTGACCC TTATGTGAAGATGTACTTGCTGTACAACGGGCAGCGTATCGCCAAGAAGAAGACTCACGTAAAGAAGCGTACGCTGAACCCAGTGTTCAACGAGTCGTTTGTGTTCGAGGTTCCAGCAGCGCCCAGTGCTACGCTCGACCACGTGTCCCTGGAGCTCCTTGTGCTCGACTGGGACAGAGTCACAAAGAATGAG GTGATTGGTCGCATAGAGCTTGGTGTAAACGGCACTGGCAGTTCCCGTCATCACTGGCGCGAAGTTCAGGCCGCACCACGTCGCCAGATCGCAGATTGGCACAAACTGAAGGAGTAA